A single genomic interval of Lactococcus sp. S-13 harbors:
- a CDS encoding zinc-binding dehydrogenase: protein MKALYFETFGSSDVLKYGELPDPVINNQEVLVQTAYIGLNFADIYRRRGGYHIEPNSPYINGYEASGIIIDAEAKHLIGKSVLFVDVPFANAEKVAVPLEKIIFLPDEISLKEAATIGLQGLTADFLVHDLGKNKPKDKAFVTGISGGVGQILAQMLIADGVEVWGSSSAHKAQVALDFGAKKVLSSRHLEWIPDYKGQFDSCYDGVGTTLKASIDLIKNKGQVIFFGMAAGTPPAIDFIELLSQSKSILTGDLWDFLSSFEERKVRSNRLFTYFKEGKIKVTEPHLFALSEGKAAHDFLENGKNVGKILLKP from the coding sequence ATGAAAGCTTTATACTTTGAAACCTTTGGTTCAAGTGATGTCTTAAAATACGGCGAACTCCCTGACCCTGTGATAAATAATCAGGAGGTTCTCGTTCAAACAGCATATATTGGTTTAAATTTTGCAGATATTTACCGCAGACGCGGTGGCTATCATATCGAGCCAAACAGCCCATATATCAATGGATACGAGGCCTCTGGCATCATTATTGATGCTGAAGCTAAACATTTAATTGGAAAATCCGTTTTATTTGTTGACGTCCCTTTTGCTAATGCTGAAAAAGTTGCTGTTCCTTTAGAGAAGATTATTTTTCTACCTGATGAAATTTCTTTAAAAGAGGCAGCCACAATTGGTCTACAAGGATTAACCGCAGATTTTCTAGTCCATGACTTAGGAAAAAACAAACCCAAAGATAAAGCATTTGTTACAGGAATATCTGGAGGAGTCGGTCAAATATTAGCCCAAATGCTCATCGCAGATGGGGTCGAGGTATGGGGTTCTTCCTCTGCACATAAGGCTCAAGTTGCGCTGGATTTTGGTGCCAAGAAAGTTCTGTCAAGTCGTCATCTTGAATGGATTCCTGATTATAAAGGCCAATTTGACAGCTGCTATGATGGAGTAGGGACAACCCTCAAAGCCTCAATTGATTTAATAAAAAATAAAGGACAAGTTATCTTTTTTGGAATGGCAGCTGGAACACCACCAGCAATTGATTTTATTGAACTCCTCAGCCAATCTAAGAGTATTTTAACAGGAGATTTATGGGACTTTTTAAGCTCCTTTGAAGAGCGAAAAGTACGTTCGAATCGTTTATTCACTTATTTTAAAGAGGGAAAAATAAAAGTTACTGAACCCCATCTTTTTGCTTTATCAGAAGGAAAAGCAGCTCATGATTTTTTGGAAAATGGAAAAAATGTAGGTAAAATTTTATTAAAACCTTGA
- a CDS encoding YigZ family protein, whose translation MTLTIKKDFINEEEIKKSRFICHLKRIASEEEAREFIAQIKKKHFKANHNCSAYTLGDHQEIQRTSDDGEPSGTAGVPMLELLKKKQVTNVCAVVTRYFGGIKLGAGGLIRAYAGSVNHAIEAVGLVQFVSQDEMILTLDYSLYDQLQRFLVSKNLMISESEFLSAVTIKCFVDRENADAFLAALTETFNGKIAVEKGVSQLVEVDYQP comes from the coding sequence ATGACCCTCACGATAAAAAAAGATTTTATAAATGAAGAAGAAATCAAAAAGTCGCGTTTTATCTGCCATTTGAAACGCATTGCAAGTGAAGAAGAAGCTCGCGAATTTATTGCCCAAATCAAGAAAAAACATTTTAAAGCCAATCATAATTGTTCGGCCTACACCCTAGGTGATCATCAGGAAATTCAGCGAACAAGTGACGACGGAGAACCGTCAGGAACAGCAGGTGTTCCCATGCTTGAGCTGCTCAAAAAAAAGCAAGTTACCAATGTCTGTGCCGTTGTCACCCGTTATTTCGGGGGCATCAAACTTGGGGCTGGTGGCTTGATTCGCGCTTACGCAGGCAGTGTGAATCATGCGATTGAAGCGGTTGGGTTGGTTCAATTTGTCAGTCAAGATGAAATGATTCTGACGCTCGATTATAGCCTTTATGATCAATTGCAACGCTTTTTGGTCAGCAAAAACCTGATGATTAGTGAGAGTGAATTTCTGTCAGCAGTGACAATAAAGTGCTTTGTCGACAGAGAAAATGCTGACGCTTTTTTAGCTGCACTGACGGAAACTTTCAATGGCAAAATTGCTGTCGAAAAAGGCGTCAGTCAACTTGTTGAAGTCGATTATCAACCCTAA
- a CDS encoding Rgg/GadR/MutR family transcriptional regulator, which yields MKEKEEFSMSLMGEIFCDLRTQRNFKLSDFTRVGLSKSTLSDFESGKSILRFDKLDAALELMHIEIAEFEYFVNGMHSDYFVEICDEIEVANYTQNVVKLKSINEEARQYDSEVGNRMIFLATQNLLYGLTEAQEREIIDLMFNIEIWSYFELSILSFVVEHLNTRLTLSLMEDFWKENLHYLKVRKYREKIIQIACRASVKYLREGQLEITKKLLRKVEKVLLSYKKDLFCHNMYRFTSGLLDYHLGNRRQGEQKMIASIRLFEDLNLPEMKAYYQKTFVEQTEK from the coding sequence ATGAAAGAAAAAGAAGAATTTTCAATGTCCCTGATGGGTGAAATTTTTTGTGATTTGCGCACTCAGCGAAATTTTAAGTTATCGGATTTTACTAGGGTAGGACTCTCTAAGTCAACTCTATCAGATTTTGAGAGTGGAAAATCAATACTTAGATTTGATAAATTGGATGCAGCTTTAGAGCTAATGCACATCGAAATTGCAGAATTTGAATATTTTGTGAATGGAATGCACTCAGATTATTTTGTCGAAATTTGTGATGAGATTGAAGTGGCAAACTATACGCAGAATGTTGTAAAACTAAAATCTATCAACGAGGAAGCAAGACAATATGATAGTGAAGTGGGAAATCGGATGATTTTTCTTGCCACTCAAAATTTGCTTTATGGATTGACCGAAGCGCAAGAGCGTGAAATTATTGACCTCATGTTTAATATTGAAATTTGGTCATATTTTGAGTTGAGTATCCTCTCATTTGTCGTAGAACATCTAAATACTCGACTCACTCTTTCACTTATGGAGGATTTTTGGAAAGAAAATTTGCATTACCTCAAAGTTAGAAAATATCGTGAAAAAATTATTCAGATTGCCTGTCGGGCAAGTGTGAAATATCTGCGTGAAGGTCAACTTGAAATTACAAAAAAGTTGTTGAGAAAAGTGGAGAAGGTACTTTTATCTTATAAAAAAGATCTGTTTTGCCATAATATGTATCGTTTTACCAGTGGTTTACTAGATTATCACTTGGGGAATAGGAGGCAAGGAGAGCAAAAAATGATTGCTTCCATAAGGCTTTTTGAAGACTTGAATTTGCCAGAAATGAAAGCCTATTATCAAAAGACATTTGTAGAGCAAACAGAAAAATAA
- a CDS encoding ComF family protein: MGSCLLCNQEIPQKLTFSALFLLKTPENLLCEKCQSTFEKIPEQHCPRCYKSDVSGLCTDCKNWEKLGIFVNHRAIFRYNAAMKAYFARYKFLGDYRLGQVFAPYFAKLAGNAVLVPLPLSPESLKERGFNQVSAFLEQTKFQELLTKSTSPRQSSLDRHARLASKNTFSIKPEVHLPPKILLIDDIYTTGRTLQHAVETLKTASVTEISTFSLCR; this comes from the coding sequence ATGGGAAGTTGTTTACTTTGTAATCAAGAAATTCCTCAAAAACTTACTTTTTCAGCCCTTTTTTTACTCAAAACCCCAGAAAACTTACTTTGTGAAAAGTGTCAAAGCACATTTGAAAAAATTCCTGAACAGCATTGTCCACGTTGCTACAAATCAGATGTTTCGGGGCTTTGTACGGATTGTAAAAATTGGGAAAAACTTGGAATTTTTGTGAATCACCGTGCTATTTTCCGCTACAATGCTGCCATGAAAGCTTATTTTGCCCGCTATAAATTCCTCGGTGACTATCGATTAGGTCAAGTTTTCGCCCCTTATTTCGCAAAATTAGCTGGCAATGCTGTTTTAGTGCCGTTACCCTTGTCCCCAGAAAGCTTGAAAGAGCGCGGATTCAATCAAGTTTCTGCCTTTTTAGAGCAAACAAAATTTCAAGAGCTTCTGACTAAATCAACCAGTCCTCGTCAATCAAGTCTTGACCGACACGCACGACTTGCCAGCAAAAATACCTTTAGCATTAAGCCAGAGGTCCACTTACCTCCTAAAATCCTCTTAATTGATGATATTTACACCACAGGAAGAACCTTACAGCACGCGGTAGAAACATTAAAAACAGCAAGTGTCACCGAAATTAGTACCTTTTCACTTTGCCGTTAA
- a CDS encoding DUF475 domain-containing protein codes for MKIFRGSFIVSLIALIIAFIYAGWNGVFITLILAILEISLSMDNAIVNARILERMSPAWQKAFLTVGILIAVVGMRLIFPLLIVGISAHLDPISALRLALEKGNPHTAGTYGYILHQAHPQIAAFGGMFLLMLALGFFFDAKEYIWLKLPEAFLEKLGHFPSANAIISLIVLLISSEFLAKNAHQVLFAGGLGILTFMLVDGFGEMMSQSKTATSTNFAIVTGKAGIALFLYLEMIDASFSFDGVIGAFAITSDPIIILLGLGIIGAMFVRSLTLYLVKKGTLNDLVYLEHGAHWAILTLALLILASIKWEIGEAVTGLLGAVIIIFSFISSLLYNRKQR; via the coding sequence ATGAAAATTTTTAGAGGCTCATTTATTGTTAGCTTAATCGCGCTTATCATTGCCTTTATTTACGCTGGTTGGAATGGGGTATTTATCACCCTGATTCTTGCGATATTGGAAATTTCACTCTCGATGGATAACGCAATTGTGAATGCGCGAATTCTTGAGCGGATGAGTCCGGCTTGGCAAAAAGCATTTTTGACCGTCGGTATTTTGATTGCTGTTGTCGGGATGCGCTTGATTTTTCCCTTACTTATCGTGGGCATTTCTGCGCATCTTGATCCAATCAGTGCCTTACGACTCGCCTTGGAGAAAGGAAATCCACACACGGCTGGAACTTATGGTTATATTTTGCACCAAGCTCACCCGCAGATTGCTGCCTTTGGTGGAATGTTCCTCTTGATGCTTGCTCTAGGCTTTTTCTTTGATGCCAAAGAGTATATCTGGCTAAAGCTCCCTGAAGCCTTCCTTGAAAAACTCGGACATTTTCCGTCCGCAAATGCGATTATCTCACTTATTGTTCTTTTGATTAGTTCAGAATTTTTAGCTAAGAATGCCCACCAAGTGCTATTTGCTGGCGGCTTGGGCATTTTGACATTTATGCTTGTTGACGGCTTTGGCGAAATGATGAGCCAATCCAAAACAGCGACAAGCACCAACTTTGCGATAGTCACTGGCAAAGCTGGAATTGCCCTCTTTTTATACCTTGAAATGATTGACGCCTCCTTTAGTTTTGACGGAGTAATCGGTGCTTTTGCAATTACATCAGATCCCATCATCATTTTATTGGGTTTAGGGATTATTGGTGCAATGTTCGTCCGCAGCTTAACACTTTATCTGGTAAAAAAAGGAACGTTAAACGACCTTGTTTACCTTGAACACGGAGCGCATTGGGCAATTCTGACCCTCGCTTTATTGATTTTAGCAAGTATCAAATGGGAGATTGGCGAAGCAGTCACAGGACTCTTGGGAGCAGTGATCATCATTTTCTCTTTTATTTCAAGCCTTCTTTATAACCGAAAACAAAGATAA
- a CDS encoding DEAD/DEAH box helicase — translation MDTNLEQFSGRLLLKKDLKVQNDSVSNFSELDIFTDEIHKISGMLSVSASKILCCRCGTIHQKKAVQLPIGSFYCPACLNLGRVRSDEFLYHFPQKKFPARSYLMWTGTLTQHQALLSQQLVQQLKSPSRTLLEAVTGAGKTEIIYAAIDAVLQKGGAVGLASPRIDVCLELHKRLSRDFSCTIPLLYAGGGAYFSSPLVITSSHQLLRFKEAFDLLIIDEVDAFPLVDNEMLYFAVKNACKPQSNLLYLTATSTDKLDQQVKKGQLTRLTLAHRFHGNPLVVPQLFWQSKWKKEFLKQRKTGFPLLIFVPEIEFGKQFLIKLQKQFPDEKMAFVASTSKDRVQLVEAFRQGALHLLVSTSILERGVTFPCVDVFIIDASHPNFTKSALVQMAGRVGRSPKRPAGRVAFFHTGKSRAMVKAIHEIKKMNKKGGF, via the coding sequence ATGGACACAAATTTAGAACAATTTTCCGGACGTTTATTATTAAAAAAGGATTTAAAAGTCCAAAATGATTCCGTCAGCAATTTCTCTGAGCTAGACATTTTTACTGACGAAATTCATAAAATTTCAGGAATGCTTTCCGTCAGTGCAAGTAAGATTTTGTGCTGTCGCTGTGGCACTATTCATCAAAAAAAAGCCGTCCAATTACCTATTGGTAGCTTTTACTGTCCCGCTTGTCTGAATCTCGGACGAGTGCGTTCGGATGAATTTTTATATCATTTTCCGCAAAAAAAGTTTCCGGCACGCTCCTATCTGATGTGGACGGGAACTCTGACCCAGCACCAAGCCCTGCTTTCCCAGCAGCTCGTTCAGCAATTAAAGAGCCCAAGTCGTACTCTGCTTGAAGCCGTCACTGGTGCAGGAAAAACGGAAATTATTTATGCTGCTATTGATGCTGTTTTGCAAAAAGGTGGGGCTGTGGGACTTGCTAGCCCACGCATTGACGTCTGCTTGGAACTTCACAAACGCTTATCTCGAGACTTCTCTTGCACCATTCCGCTTTTGTATGCAGGAGGTGGGGCCTACTTTTCTAGTCCCCTTGTAATCACTAGTAGCCACCAACTTTTACGTTTCAAAGAAGCGTTTGATCTTTTAATTATTGACGAAGTGGATGCTTTTCCTTTGGTAGACAATGAAATGCTGTATTTTGCTGTCAAAAATGCCTGTAAACCTCAGAGCAACCTCCTGTATTTGACAGCAACATCAACCGATAAACTAGATCAACAGGTCAAAAAAGGACAATTAACCAGACTAACTTTAGCTCATCGTTTTCATGGAAACCCTCTAGTGGTTCCTCAACTTTTTTGGCAGTCAAAATGGAAAAAAGAATTCCTTAAACAACGAAAAACAGGCTTTCCACTCTTAATTTTCGTCCCTGAAATTGAGTTTGGAAAACAATTTTTAATCAAGCTACAAAAGCAATTTCCTGATGAAAAGATGGCTTTCGTAGCTTCAACAAGCAAAGACCGTGTGCAGTTGGTTGAAGCCTTCCGTCAAGGCGCACTCCATCTTTTAGTCTCCACCTCAATTTTAGAAAGAGGCGTGACTTTTCCTTGCGTCGATGTCTTTATTATCGATGCAAGTCACCCTAATTTCACCAAATCAGCACTTGTTCAAATGGCTGGGCGAGTTGGACGTTCCCCTAAGCGCCCAGCAGGGCGAGTCGCTTTTTTCCATACAGGCAAAAGTCGTGCGATGGTAAAAGCTATTCATGAAATTAAGAAAATGAATAAAAAAGGAGGCTTCTAA